The following coding sequences lie in one Spinacia oleracea cultivar Varoflay chromosome 1, BTI_SOV_V1, whole genome shotgun sequence genomic window:
- the LOC110794555 gene encoding protein STICHEL-like 2, whose translation MEGRRHSVDVPISKTLVALRRVRSLRDPSTHSMSKFSSIVDSLHWDTNSCNGISLRFGNGCQEGNLSNNWDLSKILGTCGEEEDENVMDFESKEYTPKSISKSNVSKSVGKSGTKGKHEGDDKSPSLKYGSEYRDNGLELACVSPSNDPFKGVDSNHGSTRSTPIRNQSYGGCKGSIGSLGDFVSRGGSPSLCASDTLLDGSTRSASLFANEEIDALDEEYRGCGITCCWSKTPRYRDPSLASDGEEYPLISGETGDTDIMSGTRSWKHINNEVVPYSESPRSLSQKFRPKSFDELIGQGVATRSLLGAILKGRITTFYLFHGPRGAGKTSASRIFAAALNCLSLDEQRPCRSCQECMLYFAGRSRDVKEVDPVRINRAGRMRSFIKSASLPPISSKFKVIILDECHLIRSDTWATLLSNMESFSQHAVFVMVTPDLDKLPRNVVARSHRYHFPKLKDVDVTFRLGNICVEEGIEFDQAALEFIASKSNGSMRDGEMMLDQLSMLGSKITKTLAYELVGTVSDDELLDLLDLSLSADTSNTVKRARELMRSRIDPMQLISQLANIIMDILAGKFQDEDSEIRRNFMRRHASETDMQKIRNALKILSESEKQLRVSKNQTTWLTVALLQLNSTDPSFSDPNESRLSVRTSNSEAADGDCSSTASLGERSKHLVSYDCADEELRKMVAQGECEGALESIWIRATEICHSHSLRSFLRRRGRLSSVRVKKDLAVAELEFDHPNYASKAENSWKLIASSLQSVLKCNVELRINLSHSYAKSKRPSFSLFSCSRRIHKSNTTENGSDRLSDASNFTSDKAMIGDNKHVETCSSCGSQVSHICSHRMVTIIRNSDGNALSTAKSGASTPHRVSQDSMSSEHEKVCKILTVEEQEVQPNCFPKNMRLSKKMTSSESSELLCLKVQPKASSREASFDAYICTDYPYVLRNGSNKSDISQHEDGKMEDSKSHCWKTPPFSMKKGWQMKHQRQRSHLVEWVLPCTTAK comes from the exons ATGGAGGGGCGGCGGCATTCGGTTGATGTACCGATATCAAAAACCTTGGTGGCTCTTAGGAGGGTGAGGTCATTGAGGGATCCATCAACTCATTCCATGAGTAAATTCTCTTCTATAGTTGATAGTTTACATTGGGATACTAATTCTTGTAATGGGATTTCTTTGAGGTTTGGGAATGGTTGTCAAGAGGGTAATTTAAGCAATAATTGGGATTTGAGTAAAATTTTAGGTACATgtggagaagaagaagatgaaaatGTCATGGATTTCGAATCGAAGGAGTACACTCCTAAATCCATTTCTAAGTCTAATGTAAGCAAGAGTGTTGGAAAATCAGGAACAAAAGGCAAACATGAGGGTGATGACAAATCACCTAGTCTGAAATATGGTAGTGAATATAGGGATAATGGATTAGAGTTAGCTTGTGTTTCTCCTTCCAATGATCCATTTAAGGGTGTTGATTCAAATCATGGTTCAACGAGGTCTACTCCAATTCGAAATCAGTCTTATGGAGGATGTAAGGGGTCAATTGGGTCATTAGGTGATTTTGTAAGCCGAGGAGGCAGTCCATCTCTTTGTGCTAGTGACACGTTGCTAGACGGATCAACACGTAGTGCATCACTATTTGCAAATGAAGAGATTGATGCTTTAGACGAGGAATATCGTGGATGTGGGATAACGTGTTGTTGGTCAAAAACCCCTCGATATAGAGACCCATCTCTCGCTTCTGACGGAGAAGAGTATCCACTAATATCAGGGGAAACAGGTGATACTGATATTATGTCAGGAACTAGAAGTTGGAAGCACATTAACAATGAAGTTGTTCCATATTCTGAAAGTCCTAGGAGTTTAAGTCAGAAATTCAGACCAAAATCGTTTGATGAGTTAATTGGACAAGGTGTGGCAACAAGGTCATTGTTGGGTGCTATTTTGAAAGGTAGGATAACCACATTCTATCTTTTTCATGGTCCTCGTGGTGCTGGAAAGACTTCTGCTTCAAGGATATTCGCTGCTGCGTTAAATTGTCTCTCACTAGACGAGCAAAGGCCGTGTAGATCATGTCAAGAATGCATGTTGTATTTCGCGGGTAGGAGTAGGGATGTTAAGGAAGTTGATCCTGTGAGAATAAACCGAGCTGGTAGGATGAGATCTTTCATTAAAAGTGCTAGTTTACCTCCAATCTCCTCGAAATTTAAGGTCATTATTTTGGATGAATGTCATTTGATTCGAAGTGATACATGGGCAACTCTTTTGAGCAACATGGAGAGTTTCTCTCAACATGCTGTCTTTGTTATGGTCACCCCAGACCTGGATAAGCTGCCAAGAAACGTGGTTGCACGGTCTCATAGATaccattttccaaaattaaaggATGTTGATGTTACATTTAGGCTAGGAAATATTTGTGTGGAAGAAGGAATTGAGTTTGATCAGGCTGCTTTGGAGTTTATTGCCTCCAAATCGAATGGTTCAATGCGAGATGGTGAAATGATGCTTGATCAGCTGAGTATGTTGGGAAGCAAGATTACTAAGACATTAGCTTATGAACTT GTTGGAACTGTTTCAGATGACGAGCTGCTTGACTTACTTGATCTGTCTCTGTCCGCGGACACTTCAAATACAGTTAAAAGGGCAAGGGAATTGATGAGGTCGAGGATTGACCCGATGCAACTTATATCCCAACTAGCCAATATCATAATGGATATTCTAGCCGGGAAGTTCCAGGATGAAGACTCTGAAATTCGGAGGAATTTCATGAGAAGACATGCTT CAGAGACAGATATGCAGAAGATTCGTAACGCACTGAAGATATTATCAGAAAGTGAGAAACAGCTGAGGGTGTCCAAAAATCAAACTACATGGCTTACTGTAGCTCTATTGCAATTGAATTCTACAGATCCCTCTTTCTCAGATCCTAACGAGTCCAGGTTATCTGTAAGAACTTCAAATTCTGAAG CTGCAGATGGCGACTGTAGCAGTACAGCATCCCTTGGCGAGAGATCAAAGCATCTTGTCTCATATGATTGCGCTGATGAAGAATTGCGAAAAATGGTGGCACAAGGAGAATGTGAAGGTGCTCTTGAATCAATATGGATCAGAGCCACTGAAATATGCCACTCACATTCACTAAGGAGCTTTCTACGGAGACGAGGGAGGCTCTCTTCTGTTAGGGTCAAGAAAG ATCTGGCTGTGGCTGAACTAGAATTTGATCATCCAAACTATGCATCAAAGGCAGAGAACTCATGGAAACTTATTGCAAGCTCTCTTCAATCCGTTCTAAAATGCAACGTGGAGCTTAGGATCAATCTCTCTCATAGTTATGCCAAATCCAAGAGACCATCTTTCAGTCTGTTTAGCTGTTCTCGCAGAATTCACAAGTCAAATACTACTGAAAATGGAAGTGATCGATTGTCAGATGCCTCCAATTTCACTTCTGATAAAGCTATGATAGGAGACAACAAGCATGTCGAAACTTGCTCATCCTGTGGGTCCCAGGTATCTCATATATGCAGCCACAGAATGGTTACTATTATCAGAAACAGCGATGGAAATGCACTAAGTACTGCAAAGTCTGGTGCATCGACACCTCACAGAGTGTCACAAGATAGCATGTCGAGTGAGCATGAGAAAGTATGCAAGATTTTAACCGTTGAAGAGCAAGAAGTTCAGCCTAACTgcttccctaaaaacatgagaCTCAGTAAAAAAATGACATCGTCAGAGTCTTCTGAATTACTGTGCTTAAAAGTCCAGCCAAAAGCAAGCAgtagggaagcatcatttgatgCATATATCTGCACCGACTATCCTTACGTGTTAAGAAATGGTAGTAACAAAAGTGACATTTCACAGCATGAAGATGG AAAAATGGAAGACTCGAAGTCACATTGCTGGAAAACACCGCCTTTTTCAATGAAGAAG GGTTGGCAAATGAAGCATCAACGGCAAAGATCACATCTTGTAGAATGGGTTCTTCCTTGTACTACAGCCAAGTAA